The DNA window GACGACGCGATCAAGCTGAAGAAGGCCAACCCCAAGCCGGCCAACTTCTCCGGCTTCTGGTTCCCGGGTCAGGACTGGCGCAACGGCGCGGCCTTCGTGTGGGACAAGGGCGGTGACCTCGCGACCGACGACGGCGGCGAGTGGAAGGGCTCCCTGGAGTCCGAGGAGTCGATCGCCGGTCTCGAGACCGCGCAGAAGCTCTTCTCCGAGGCCTCCGGCGCGGCCAAGGACGGCAACGAGGCCGACTCGTGGACGCCGTTCTGCGCCGGTGAGATCGGCATGGTCTCGGCCCCCGGCTGGATCAAGGGCCTGATCCTGGACCCGAAGACCGGATGCCCCGACACGTACGGCAAGGAGATCGGTGTCTTCGCGCTGCCGGGCTCGGACGGCCAGCCCGCCCCGGTGCTCCTCGGCGGCTCCGACATCGCGATCGCGGCCAAGTCGGCCAACCAGGGCCTCGCCCAGAAGGCCGTCGCGCTGATGCTCAGCAAGGACTACCAGACGATCATGGCGAAGGCCGGCCTCACGCCCGCCCTCACCTCGCTGGCGCCGCTCCTCGGTGACGACGAGTTCGCCCAGGCCACGATCGCGGCCGCCTCGAACGCCAAGCTCACCCCGGCCGCTCCGGGCTGGGCCAACGTCGAGGGATCGCGGGTCCTCGAGGACCTGTTCAGCGCGCTGGCGCAGGGCGGCGACCCCGCCGAGCTGGCCGCCAAGGCCGACGAGCAGATGAACTCGCAGCTCAACGGCTGACCGCCACCACGAGCGACACCCAGCACGTACGGCCGGGGCGGTGCGAACCGCCGCCCCGGCCGTGCCATGCCCACACCGAGGAGGGGGGACGATGACCGACATGACCACCGACTTCGGCCGCCCGCCGAAGCCCCGCCGCAGCGCGCTGCCGTACCTGCTCCTGGTGCCGGCCGCCGTGGCGCTCGCCGTCGCCCTCGGCTACCCGCTGGTGCGCCAGGTCGTGCTCTCGTTCCAGGACTTCGGCCTGGCCCAGCAGTTCGGCAAGCCGCCGGAGTGGGTCGGGACCGACAACTACCGCGAGCTGATCACCGACCCCTACCTGTGGCGGGTCACCCTCCGGTCGCTGGTGTTCTGCTTCGTGAACGCCGCGGCCACGATGGCGATCGGGGTCGGGCTCGCCCTGCTGATGCGGCACATGTCGCGCTGGGTGCGGCTGCTCCTGCAGACGGGTCTCCTGCTGGCGTGGGCGATGCCGGTCGTCGCCTCGCTGACCGTGTGGCAGTGGCTCTTCGACACCCAGTACGGCGTCGTCAACTACGTCCTGACCGAGCTCGGCTTCGACTACGAGGGCCACTCCTGGCTGCTGCAGCCGCTCTCCTTCTTCTTCGTCGCGACCGTGATC is part of the Nocardioides conyzicola genome and encodes:
- a CDS encoding extracellular solute-binding protein, yielding MRIKKTLAVVAIATTAVATLAACGSDSSDGDSSSKGPDKADIRVWLNGTDTPQEARDWLKKTFEEQNPGSTLTVEQQEWDGLVEKLTTSLSSASETPDVVEIGNTQAPTFTSAGAFADQTDQLASLGGDDLLQGFVDGATVDGKTYAVPYYAGSKYIFYRKDLFEAAGITAVPTTLDEFIDDAIKLKKANPKPANFSGFWFPGQDWRNGAAFVWDKGGDLATDDGGEWKGSLESEESIAGLETAQKLFSEASGAAKDGNEADSWTPFCAGEIGMVSAPGWIKGLILDPKTGCPDTYGKEIGVFALPGSDGQPAPVLLGGSDIAIAAKSANQGLAQKAVALMLSKDYQTIMAKAGLTPALTSLAPLLGDDEFAQATIAAASNAKLTPAAPGWANVEGSRVLEDLFSALAQGGDPAELAAKADEQMNSQLNG
- a CDS encoding sugar ABC transporter permease, which produces MTDMTTDFGRPPKPRRSALPYLLLVPAAVALAVALGYPLVRQVVLSFQDFGLAQQFGKPPEWVGTDNYRELITDPYLWRVTLRSLVFCFVNAAATMAIGVGLALLMRHMSRWVRLLLQTGLLLAWAMPVVASLTVWQWLFDTQYGVVNYVLTELGFDYEGHSWLLQPLSFFFVATVIVVWMSVPFVAFTVYAALTQVPEELMEAAEIDGAGGWGRLRNIVLPTIRPVLLVVALLQVIWDLRVFTQIYILQQAGGSTRDTNLLGTYIYRLGIGGGKFGMAAAVAVFMLVLTVVLTAPYVRSMLKQEGED